Genomic window (Candidatus Poribacteria bacterium):
TGCGCGAACGATGTGCCTTCATATTTGCACAGGCGAGATTATTTCGATACTCGTTCGCAAGAAAAATGCTGGTATTTTGACCGATGTTGTTTTCACACAAGCGATGAGTAACTTCCGGTCAGAAGTGCTTGACGATGACCATTTCTCATTGGTTTCTATAACAAATTCTTTGATTGAGGCTTCATATCAGCTAATTGAGAAATATTCTCTGAATGCGACTGATGCTTTAATCTTGCAATCCGCTGTGGAGGCTGTCACAACCTTTGGTCGTGCAGATAATAATTTGGTGTAATCACTTCTGATTTGCGATTGCTGAGTGCTGCACAAGCTGAAGGGGTGCTTACGTTTAATCCTGAAACCGATAGCGAAACTGTA
Coding sequences:
- a CDS encoding type II toxin-antitoxin system VapC family toxin — translated: MDYFYWDASALAKRYTTEVGTPIVNNLFTRSTHARTMCLHICTGEIISILVRKKNAGILTDVVFTQAMSNFRSEVLDDDHFSLVSITNSLIEASYQLIEKYSLNATDALILQSAVEAVTTFGRADNNLV